One window of the Leptotrichia massiliensis genome contains the following:
- a CDS encoding GNAT family N-acetyltransferase, whose protein sequence is MKEIRLAQEKDIPKIENLLEQILLIHHEGRPDIFKATGKKYTAKELTEMLNDSNKPIFVATDENDNVIGYIFCIFKQQTNHNVLTDIKTLFIDDLCVDESTRGQNIGKKLYDFALDFAKKEGCYNLTLDAWADNAGAVRFYEKLGMKIQKYVFEEIL, encoded by the coding sequence ATGAAAGAAATTAGACTAGCACAAGAAAAAGATATTCCAAAAATAGAAAATCTGCTGGAACAAATTTTATTAATTCATCACGAAGGTCGTCCAGACATTTTCAAGGCAACTGGAAAAAAATATACAGCAAAAGAATTAACAGAAATGTTAAACGATTCAAACAAGCCAATATTTGTAGCAACAGATGAAAATGATAACGTAATCGGCTATATTTTCTGTATTTTCAAGCAACAAACAAATCACAATGTCCTAACTGATATAAAAACATTGTTTATTGATGATCTTTGCGTTGATGAAAGCACTCGTGGGCAGAACATCGGAAAGAAATTATATGATTTTGCCTTAGATTTTGCAAAAAAAGAAGGCTGTTACAATTTAACATTGGATGCTTGGGCTGATAATGCTGGAGCTGTTAGATTTTATGAAAAATTGGGAATGAAAATTCAGAAGTATGTTTTTGAGGAGATTTTGTAA
- a CDS encoding hemolysin family protein, whose product MSEGSLLLQIVIIIILTGINAFFSSAEMAIVSLNKNKLKILIEDGNKKAILLDNLLQEPSKFLSTIQVGITLAGFFASASAATGLSQYLSGALQPLNIPYSNQISMILITFLLSYITLVFGELIPKRIALRNSEKIALSSVGVVVFISRLFSPFVKFLTFSTNFVLTILKMKEDNIEEKVSKEELRSLVEVGKEHGVINEAEQEMIENIIEFDEKIAREIMIPRTKVFLIDKNISIHELFENKEIGKYSRIPVYENEADNIVGVLLTKDLMMEAYKKGFDNIKVADLLQEAYFVPETKNVNELFNEMQLEKKHITILIDEYGGFSGIVTLEDLIEEVMGNIADEFDDEDLSIRQLSRNKYLISGEVSLNDLNDNFNFELESKYYDTLSGILIENLGYIPEDNENIEPITINGVVFKPQRVRNKKIEKVVMTFDKDKTEDEKSKNKLNEDE is encoded by the coding sequence ATGTCTGAGGGCAGTTTATTATTACAGATTGTAATAATAATAATTTTAACGGGAATTAACGCTTTCTTTTCGAGTGCGGAAATGGCGATTGTTTCGTTAAATAAAAATAAATTAAAAATATTAATTGAAGATGGAAATAAAAAAGCAATTTTACTTGATAATTTGCTGCAGGAACCTAGTAAATTCCTGTCTACTATTCAGGTTGGGATTACTTTGGCAGGTTTTTTTGCATCAGCATCGGCAGCGACTGGTTTATCCCAATATTTATCTGGTGCATTGCAACCTTTGAATATTCCGTACAGTAATCAAATTTCGATGATTTTAATAACTTTTCTATTATCATATATCACTCTTGTGTTTGGGGAACTGATTCCAAAGAGAATTGCACTTAGAAACTCAGAAAAGATTGCTTTATCATCAGTCGGAGTTGTTGTATTCATTTCAAGGTTATTTTCTCCATTTGTAAAATTTTTGACATTTTCTACAAATTTTGTTCTTACAATTTTGAAAATGAAAGAAGACAATATTGAAGAAAAAGTTTCTAAGGAGGAACTGCGTTCGCTGGTAGAAGTTGGTAAGGAACACGGTGTTATTAACGAAGCTGAACAGGAAATGATTGAAAATATTATTGAATTTGATGAAAAAATTGCACGTGAAATAATGATTCCAAGAACAAAAGTATTTTTGATTGATAAAAATATCTCAATTCATGAGCTTTTTGAAAATAAGGAAATTGGAAAATATTCACGTATTCCTGTTTATGAAAATGAAGCTGACAATATTGTTGGTGTGCTATTAACCAAGGACTTGATGATGGAAGCCTACAAAAAAGGGTTTGATAACATAAAAGTTGCTGATTTGCTGCAAGAAGCGTATTTCGTTCCTGAAACAAAAAATGTAAATGAACTATTTAACGAAATGCAACTGGAGAAAAAGCACATTACTATACTGATTGATGAATATGGAGGTTTTTCAGGGATTGTTACACTTGAGGACTTGATTGAAGAAGTTATGGGAAATATTGCCGATGAATTTGATGATGAAGACTTGTCAATTCGTCAATTATCACGAAATAAATATTTAATTAGTGGAGAAGTTTCGTTAAACGACTTGAATGATAACTTTAACTTTGAACTTGAATCAAAATATTATGACACTTTGAGTGGAATTTTAATTGAAAATTTAGGATATATTCCTGAAGATAATGAAAATATTGAGCCAATCACAATTAATGGTGTTGTATTCAAGCCACAGCGAGTTAGAAATAAAAAAATTGAAAAAGTTGTTATGACTTTTGACAAAGATAAAACAGAAGATGAAAAGTCTAAAAATAAATTGAATGAAGATGAATAA
- a CDS encoding Txe/YoeB family addiction module toxin, whose translation MNIVWTSIAWKQYVEMQAQDKKVIKKINEIIKDIQRNGNEGIGKAEALKHELSGYWSRRITDKHRFIYKLTENEVIIIACANHYK comes from the coding sequence GTGAATATTGTATGGACAAGTATAGCTTGGAAACAATATGTAGAAATGCAAGCTCAAGATAAAAAAGTTATAAAAAAGATAAATGAAATTATAAAAGATATTCAGAGAAATGGAAATGAAGGAATAGGTAAAGCAGAGGCTTTAAAGCATGAATTAAGTGGGTATTGGAGCAGAAGAATAACTGATAAGCACAGATTTATTTATAAATTGACTGAAAATGAAGTTATAATAATAGCTTGTGCTAATCATTACAAATAA
- a CDS encoding NCS2 family permease, translating into MGITNVQQTSGLKRLFPLLANENVNMKKEIMAGITTFLTMAYIIAVNPNILSKTGMDAGALVTATCFSAALGCFLMGLIANLPFALASGMGLNAFFAFTVVLKGGISWQTALTAVFCEGIIFIFLTLFKVREAVVNSIPENMKHAVTGGIGVFIAFVGFSGSGLIVLNESTKVSMGHFSPAVIISFIGLILIAILDKKNVRGSILYGIVLSSLLAWGYALINPAHAKELGIYLPSGVFKYESMMPVMGKLDFKLFTDFKTFGNLFVIVCTFLFVDFFDTVGTLIGVCSKADMLDENGNVPNVGRALMADAIATTAGAALGVSTVTTYVESSTGVIAGGRTGWTAITTGFLFLISMFFSPIFISIPGCATAPALIYVGYLMLSSVKNIDLHDILEGVPSFITITTMALTYSIGDGLTLGILSYVLINLFYNLFSKKEDRRHVSWVMVILGALFIVKLLFMS; encoded by the coding sequence ATGGGCATCACTAATGTTCAACAAACAAGCGGACTTAAACGACTTTTCCCGCTTCTAGCAAATGAAAATGTCAATATGAAAAAGGAAATTATGGCAGGGATTACAACATTTCTTACAATGGCGTACATAATTGCTGTAAATCCAAATATTTTGTCAAAAACGGGGATGGATGCAGGCGCATTGGTCACAGCTACCTGTTTTTCCGCTGCACTTGGCTGTTTTCTTATGGGCCTTATCGCAAACTTGCCTTTTGCCCTTGCTTCAGGTATGGGATTAAACGCATTTTTTGCATTTACAGTTGTACTAAAAGGCGGTATCAGTTGGCAAACTGCTCTGACTGCAGTATTCTGCGAAGGAATTATATTTATATTTTTAACACTTTTTAAAGTGCGTGAAGCTGTAGTAAATTCCATTCCAGAAAATATGAAACACGCTGTTACTGGGGGAATCGGAGTATTTATTGCATTTGTCGGTTTTTCAGGAAGTGGACTGATTGTTTTAAATGAATCAACAAAAGTTAGTATGGGGCATTTTTCTCCAGCCGTTATTATTTCATTTATTGGATTAATTTTAATAGCAATTTTAGATAAAAAGAATGTACGTGGCTCAATTCTTTATGGAATTGTTTTAAGTTCTCTTCTAGCTTGGGGATATGCTCTTATAAATCCTGCACATGCAAAAGAATTAGGGATTTATTTGCCATCTGGTGTCTTTAAATATGAATCAATGATGCCTGTTATGGGAAAATTAGACTTTAAGCTATTTACAGATTTTAAAACATTTGGAAATTTATTTGTTATAGTTTGTACATTTCTCTTTGTAGATTTCTTTGATACTGTCGGAACATTGATAGGGGTATGCTCAAAAGCAGATATGCTAGATGAAAATGGAAACGTACCAAACGTAGGACGTGCCTTAATGGCAGATGCAATCGCAACTACAGCCGGTGCCGCACTTGGAGTTTCTACAGTTACAACTTATGTAGAAAGTTCAACAGGAGTTATCGCAGGAGGAAGAACAGGATGGACTGCTATTACGACAGGTTTCCTATTCTTAATATCAATGTTTTTTTCACCAATATTTATTTCAATACCAGGATGTGCTACAGCTCCAGCCTTAATTTACGTTGGTTACTTAATGCTAAGTTCAGTTAAAAATATAGACCTGCACGATATTCTAGAAGGTGTTCCATCTTTCATTACAATTACAACAATGGCTTTGACTTATAGTATCGGAGATGGATTAACACTAGGAATTTTATCTTACGTATTAATAAATCTATTTTACAATTTATTCTCGAAAAAAGAAGACAGAAGACACGTTTCATGGGTAATGGTTATTTTAGGAGCGTTATTTATAGTTAAATTATTATTTATGTCATAA
- a CDS encoding DUF4291 family protein, which produces MMYRSDWASKQGQERILAIDLKREGFDEIVKNSVLSSFREVSDLSKEEWKEKLENSEVRCQWDPDRDIYGNPIGRRAIQLGIKGETVKKYVNEWIVNITDVTDKVIEIRNSIQNGTFSEVMLPEEKKYI; this is translated from the coding sequence ATGATGTACAGAAGCGACTGGGCTAGCAAGCAAGGACAGGAAAGAATATTGGCAATTGACCTGAAAAGGGAAGGATTTGATGAAATAGTGAAAAATTCTGTACTTTCATCTTTTAGAGAAGTTTCTGATTTATCTAAGGAAGAATGGAAAGAAAAACTAGAAAATTCAGAAGTAAGATGTCAATGGGATCCTGATAGGGATATTTACGGCAATCCAATAGGAAGAAGAGCGATACAGTTAGGTATAAAAGGAGAAACTGTGAAAAAATATGTAAATGAGTGGATTGTAAATATAACGGATGTAACTGATAAAGTTATTGAGATAAGAAACAGTATTCAAAATGGAACTTTTTCAGAAGTTATGCTTCCTGAAGAAAAAAAATATATTTAA
- a CDS encoding KH domain-containing protein — translation MSKYFETVDFWVENLLDSTESYTIESNEKGKFVDITINVIKDDMGKVIGKNGRIITALRVLMSSLAKKDRKSVKIEVKEM, via the coding sequence ATGAGTAAATATTTTGAAACTGTGGATTTTTGGGTTGAGAATTTATTGGATTCAACAGAAAGCTATACAATTGAAAGCAATGAAAAAGGGAAATTTGTAGATATAACGATTAATGTAATAAAAGATGATATGGGGAAAGTAATCGGGAAAAACGGAAGAATAATCACAGCACTTAGGGTTCTTATGTCTTCACTTGCAAAAAAAGATAGAAAAAGTGTAAAAATTGAAGTTAAGGAAATGTAA
- a CDS encoding acyl-CoA thioesterase, which translates to MKKKSFKLRVYYYDTDKMGVVYHSNYLKWMEMARTEYFRDVFPYKNMEVMGFILPVKTLNIEYINSAKYDEEIEVSVKIEEINNIKIRFSYEMHNSDGVLKAKAETVNVFVDENGKLKRISNELLEELIK; encoded by the coding sequence ATGAAAAAGAAGAGCTTTAAACTTAGAGTTTACTATTATGATACTGATAAAATGGGAGTTGTGTATCATTCAAATTATTTAAAATGGATGGAAATGGCACGAACTGAGTATTTTAGGGATGTCTTTCCATATAAGAATATGGAAGTTATGGGATTTATTTTACCAGTAAAGACGCTAAATATTGAATATATTAATTCTGCAAAATACGATGAAGAAATTGAAGTTTCTGTGAAAATTGAAGAAATAAACAATATTAAAATCAGGTTTTCTTATGAAATGCACAATTCAGATGGAGTTTTAAAGGCAAAAGCTGAAACCGTAAATGTTTTTGTGGATGAAAATGGGAAATTGAAAAGAATTTCAAATGAGTTACTAGAAGAACTTATTAAATAA
- a CDS encoding transglycosylase domain-containing protein produces MKKNKKKEKVAKPRKKFSLFSFFFKVFVFLFVIGVGAGAFLVYTVSKETPVDLIDGYAPVSPSVIYDINGNQIDTIMVQNRAPIGIGEIPLHVQNAFLAIEDRKFRTHHGFDFIRTARAAFLTITGRRREGGSTLTQQLAKNAFLSPEQTMTRKIKEAILAIEIERKYTKDEILENYLNTIYFGQGAYGIKNAAIKYFNKEPKKLSIAQAAILASLPKSPTKYSKIENALERQKIVLHQMRNFGFITEEEYDEAVKEKITFVNGNIKSRNEEEQISTSNVAPEFTTVVLSEVRKILKIPEEDQKFLFDGYKIYATVDLDLQRAAYSAFNNNYNLKSRASLNGALFSIDPSNGFVKAMVGGKNYKKGNFNRAISALRQPGSSYKPVVYLAALQKNMAMNSVMEDSPVKIGNWSPKNYDGVFRDSMTLAKALEISNNIIPVKLLQHVGINAAEKVWRDAGIVGGDFPKNYTLALGSISTRPIDMAMFYAALANGGYQVEPQYIYKIENKYGEVVYEAKPKMKKVYDSKDVAILTYMLENAVNYGTGQSAKVFKDGQLIPMAGKTGTTSDYVSAWFTGYTPTLATVVYVGNDDNKSMGAGMTGGAAAAPIWKTYMQTVVDLPNYNVGVFEFIDDYITRKDLTTRDIDLQIGLLDRDGVNKRTALFKAGTEPIESEGKFRNGIFF; encoded by the coding sequence ATGAAAAAGAATAAGAAAAAAGAGAAAGTGGCAAAACCTAGAAAAAAATTTAGTTTATTTTCATTTTTTTTCAAAGTTTTTGTATTTTTGTTTGTAATCGGAGTTGGAGCTGGAGCTTTTTTGGTTTATACAGTAAGCAAGGAAACACCTGTTGATTTAATTGATGGGTATGCACCTGTATCGCCTTCGGTAATTTATGACATTAATGGAAATCAGATAGATACGATAATGGTTCAAAATAGAGCACCAATTGGAATTGGAGAAATTCCTTTGCATGTTCAAAATGCGTTTTTGGCAATTGAGGATAGAAAGTTTAGGACTCACCATGGATTTGATTTTATAAGAACAGCAAGAGCGGCGTTTTTGACAATTACAGGAAGACGGCGTGAAGGTGGAAGTACACTTACTCAGCAGCTTGCAAAAAATGCGTTTTTATCGCCAGAACAAACAATGACAAGAAAGATTAAAGAAGCGATTTTAGCAATAGAAATTGAGAGAAAATATACAAAAGACGAAATTCTGGAAAATTACTTGAATACAATTTATTTTGGGCAAGGAGCATACGGAATAAAAAATGCGGCAATAAAATATTTTAATAAAGAGCCAAAAAAATTATCCATTGCACAAGCGGCAATTTTAGCGAGTCTTCCTAAATCGCCAACAAAATATTCAAAAATAGAAAATGCACTGGAAAGACAGAAAATTGTACTTCATCAGATGAGAAACTTTGGGTTTATAACAGAGGAAGAATATGATGAAGCTGTTAAAGAAAAAATTACATTTGTAAATGGAAATATTAAAAGCCGTAATGAAGAAGAACAGATTTCAACTTCAAATGTGGCACCTGAATTTACAACAGTTGTATTAAGCGAAGTAAGAAAAATATTGAAAATACCTGAAGAAGATCAAAAATTCCTATTTGATGGTTATAAAATTTATGCAACAGTTGATTTGGATTTACAAAGGGCAGCCTATTCAGCGTTTAATAACAATTATAACTTGAAGAGCCGTGCGAGTTTGAATGGTGCATTATTTTCAATTGATCCAAGTAATGGATTTGTAAAAGCGATGGTTGGAGGAAAAAATTATAAAAAAGGTAATTTTAACCGTGCAATAAGTGCATTAAGACAGCCAGGATCATCTTACAAGCCAGTTGTTTATCTTGCGGCATTGCAAAAAAATATGGCGATGAACAGTGTTATGGAAGATTCCCCAGTAAAAATTGGAAACTGGAGTCCAAAGAATTATGATGGAGTTTTTAGAGACAGTATGACACTTGCTAAAGCATTGGAAATTTCAAATAATATAATACCAGTAAAATTATTACAGCACGTTGGAATTAATGCTGCTGAAAAAGTCTGGAGAGATGCAGGAATTGTAGGAGGAGATTTTCCTAAAAACTATACATTAGCACTTGGTTCAATTTCTACAAGACCAATAGATATGGCAATGTTCTATGCAGCACTTGCAAACGGAGGTTATCAAGTGGAACCTCAGTATATCTACAAAATCGAAAATAAATATGGTGAAGTTGTTTATGAAGCAAAACCAAAAATGAAAAAAGTTTACGATTCAAAAGATGTAGCAATCTTGACTTATATGCTTGAAAATGCTGTAAATTATGGAACTGGACAATCTGCAAAAGTATTTAAAGACGGACAGCTTATTCCGATGGCTGGAAAAACAGGAACAACTTCTGATTATGTTTCAGCGTGGTTTACAGGCTATACTCCAACTCTTGCTACTGTAGTATATGTTGGAAACGATGATAACAAGTCAATGGGAGCAGGAATGACTGGAGGAGCTGCGGCTGCACCAATTTGGAAAACTTATATGCAGACGGTAGTTGACTTGCCAAATTACAATGTTGGAGTTTTTGAATTTATAGATGATTATATTACAAGAAAAGATTTGACAACAAGAGATATTGATTTACAAATTGGATTACTGGACAGAGATGGAGTGAACAAGCGGACAGCATTGTTTAAGGCTGGAACAGAGCCAATTGAGTCAGAAGGCAAGTTTAGGAACGGGATATTTTTCTAA
- a CDS encoding type II toxin-antitoxin system Phd/YefM family antitoxin — MIATNYSNIRNNFKKYCDKATRDCETIIVTRKNDENVVLMSEEEYNNLMENLYIMSNKDYYNELLKSKKEAETGKLEVHELIEED, encoded by the coding sequence ATGATAGCTACAAATTATTCTAATATTAGAAATAATTTTAAAAAGTATTGTGATAAGGCAACAAGAGATTGTGAAACAATAATTGTAACTAGAAAAAATGATGAAAATGTGGTATTAATGAGTGAAGAAGAATACAATAATCTTATGGAAAATTTGTATATTATGTCTAATAAAGATTATTATAATGAATTATTGAAAAGTAAAAAGGAAGCAGAAACGGGGAAATTAGAAGTTCATGAGTTAATTGAGGAGGACTAA
- a CDS encoding type II toxin-antitoxin system HicB family antitoxin, translated as MLVYPAIFHKATEGGFIVVFPDFDNGATQGETLEEAMEMAQDYIGTYLYDDFINNNELPKASNIDDLEIKIGNDEKEFYIPNQSFKSYVSLDMQKYVKESKNQIVRKNVSIPSWLNEMAKKNNINFSNTLQKALKQELGI; from the coding sequence ATGCTAGTATATCCAGCAATATTCCACAAAGCCACCGAAGGTGGATTTATAGTTGTTTTTCCAGATTTTGACAATGGTGCAACTCAAGGAGAAACATTGGAGGAAGCAATGGAAATGGCTCAAGATTATATAGGGACTTATTTATATGATGATTTTATAAATAATAATGAACTTCCTAAAGCCAGCAATATAGACGATCTTGAAATAAAGATTGGAAATGATGAAAAAGAATTTTATATTCCAAATCAAAGTTTTAAATCATATGTAAGTTTAGATATGCAAAAATATGTGAAAGAAAGCAAAAATCAAATCGTAAGAAAAAATGTATCAATTCCAAGCTGGCTAAACGAAATGGCAAAAAAAAATAATATAAATTTTTCAAATACTCTTCAAAAGGCTTTAAAACAAGAGTTAGGTATTTAA
- the argH gene encoding argininosuccinate lyase, with product MKKMWEGRFHKESNKLLEKFNASITFDKRMYEEDIAGSIAHSRMLAKQGIIAENEQKDIENGLLQIKDEIEKGEFEFRIEDEDIHMSIEKRLTQIIGAAAGKLHTARSRNDQVALDVRMYVRKEAHEISKLLVKMENVLLGLAEKYKNVIIPGYTHLQRAQPILFSHHLMAYFQMFKRDISRIEDFLKRSDEMPLGAGALAGTTFNLDRHFVAEELGFSKPTENSLDSVSDRDFIIELAMIISVISMHLSRFSEEIIIWCTSEFSFINLDDAFATGSSIMPQKKNPDIAELVRGKTGRIYGNLMGILTTMKALPLAYNKDMQEDKEGIFDSIDNIKLSIEIFYLMLDTITVNNQKIYASMRAGFLNATDVADYLAKHNVPFRQAHKIVGEIVSYCEDKKISIDDMKLEEFHKFSDVFKDDILSEITIENCVNKRNSFGGTSIKNVEMQIENGKKFLETL from the coding sequence ATGAAAAAGATGTGGGAAGGACGATTTCATAAGGAAAGCAATAAATTGTTAGAAAAATTTAATGCGTCCATTACGTTTGATAAAAGAATGTATGAAGAGGATATTGCTGGAAGTATTGCACACAGCAGAATGCTTGCTAAGCAAGGGATTATTGCGGAAAATGAACAAAAAGATATTGAAAATGGGCTGCTTCAGATAAAGGATGAAATTGAAAAGGGAGAATTTGAGTTTAGAATTGAGGATGAGGATATTCATATGTCGATTGAGAAAAGGCTGACACAGATTATTGGGGCTGCGGCTGGGAAGCTGCATACTGCCAGAAGCCGAAACGATCAGGTGGCTCTTGATGTACGAATGTATGTACGAAAAGAAGCCCATGAAATTTCAAAATTGCTTGTAAAAATGGAAAATGTACTGCTAGGGCTTGCTGAAAAATATAAAAATGTTATTATTCCTGGATATACTCATTTACAAAGGGCTCAACCGATTTTATTCTCTCATCACCTGATGGCTTACTTTCAAATGTTTAAAAGGGATATTTCGAGAATTGAGGACTTTCTCAAAAGAAGTGATGAAATGCCACTTGGAGCAGGGGCATTGGCTGGAACTACATTTAATCTTGATAGACATTTTGTGGCAGAAGAACTTGGATTTTCAAAGCCTACGGAAAATAGCCTTGATTCTGTAAGCGACAGAGATTTTATAATTGAGCTTGCAATGATTATTTCAGTAATTTCAATGCACTTGTCAAGATTTTCAGAAGAAATTATTATCTGGTGCACATCCGAATTTTCATTTATAAATCTGGATGATGCCTTTGCAACTGGCTCTTCAATTATGCCACAGAAAAAAAATCCCGATATTGCCGAACTTGTAAGAGGAAAAACTGGCAGAATCTACGGAAATCTTATGGGAATCTTAACAACAATGAAAGCACTCCCACTAGCTTACAACAAGGATATGCAGGAAGACAAGGAAGGAATTTTTGACTCTATTGACAATATCAAATTATCCATCGAAATTTTCTACCTAATGCTTGATACAATAACAGTAAATAATCAAAAAATCTATGCTTCAATGCGAGCAGGATTCCTAAACGCAACAGATGTAGCCGATTACCTTGCAAAACACAACGTTCCGTTCAGACAGGCACATAAAATCGTTGGAGAAATCGTATCCTACTGCGAAGATAAAAAAATCTCAATTGACGACATGAAACTCGAAGAATTTCATAAATTTTCTGACGTTTTCAAAGATGACATTCTTTCAGAAATCACAATTGAAAACTGCGTAAACAAACGAAATTCATTTGGTGGAACTTCCATAAAAAATGTCGAAATGCAAATTGAAAATGGAAAGAAATTTTTAGAAACTTTATAA
- the rlmN gene encoding 23S rRNA (adenine(2503)-C(2))-methyltransferase RlmN: MEIINNEMMSENVTNIDTVEKIDILGMDLESLQEKFVEIGLKKFNASQVFDWLHNKLVFDFDEFSNISKKDREILKQRFYVAKLEFKTHQVSEDGDTEKFLFELKDRRLIESVLISHKNRHTLCVSSQIGCLIGCDFCATATMTYERNLSISEILLQYYYVQKHLLQRGEKLGNVVYMGMGEPFLNYDAVLGSINMLNSPKGQNFSKRNFTISTSGIVNGIKRFTENENQINLAISLHSVKADVRSEIMPINKRWGVKQLKESLLEYQKQTKNRITFEYILIDDLNCEPEDARELAGFLNSFSCLVNLIPYNPVGGKPYKTPSKQKQREFYKLLKDKNVNVTLRETKGQDIAAACGQLKAKKQMDSVHNI, from the coding sequence ATGGAGATAATTAATAACGAAATGATGAGTGAAAATGTGACAAATATAGATACAGTTGAGAAAATTGATATTTTGGGGATGGATTTAGAGAGTTTGCAGGAGAAATTTGTTGAGATTGGTCTTAAAAAGTTTAATGCGAGTCAAGTTTTTGACTGGCTGCATAATAAATTGGTATTTGATTTTGATGAGTTTTCTAATATTTCCAAAAAAGACAGAGAGATTTTGAAACAGAGATTTTATGTGGCAAAGCTTGAATTTAAGACGCATCAAGTTTCAGAAGATGGGGATACTGAGAAATTTTTGTTTGAACTGAAGGATAGAAGGCTGATTGAAAGTGTGCTTATTTCTCATAAAAATCGGCATACGCTTTGTGTTTCTTCGCAAATTGGATGCCTTATTGGATGTGATTTTTGTGCAACAGCGACAATGACTTATGAAAGAAACTTGTCAATTTCTGAGATTTTACTGCAATACTATTATGTTCAGAAACATTTGCTGCAACGTGGAGAAAAACTTGGAAATGTAGTTTATATGGGAATGGGAGAGCCTTTTTTAAATTACGATGCTGTTCTTGGTTCAATTAATATGTTAAATTCTCCAAAAGGGCAAAATTTTTCAAAAAGAAATTTTACAATTTCTACAAGTGGAATTGTGAATGGAATAAAAAGATTTACAGAAAATGAAAATCAAATAAATTTGGCAATTTCGCTACATTCGGTAAAGGCTGATGTGAGAAGCGAGATTATGCCAATAAATAAAAGATGGGGAGTAAAACAGTTAAAAGAATCACTTTTGGAGTATCAGAAACAAACTAAAAATCGTATTACATTTGAATATATCTTGATTGATGATTTGAACTGTGAGCCTGAAGATGCAAGGGAACTGGCTGGATTCTTAAATTCATTTTCGTGTCTAGTAAACTTGATTCCTTACAATCCTGTTGGTGGAAAGCCATATAAAACGCCATCAAAACAAAAACAAAGGGAATTTTATAAATTATTGAAAGATAAAAATGTTAATGTAACGTTGCGGGAAACTAAAGGGCAGGACATTGCAGCGGCCTGCGGACAGTTAAAGGCAAAAAAACAAATGGATTCTGTACATAATATTTAA
- a CDS encoding type II toxin-antitoxin system HicA family toxin, with the protein MRNGFVEINGGKGSHRKFFNQSTGRTTLVPYHSKELKKVWNIQF; encoded by the coding sequence TTGAGAAATGGTTTTGTTGAAATTAATGGCGGTAAAGGTTCTCATAGAAAATTTTTCAATCAAAGTACAGGCAGAACAACCTTAGTTCCATATCATTCTAAAGAATTGAAAAAGGTATGGAACATACAATTTTAA
- the rpiB gene encoding ribose 5-phosphate isomerase B — protein MKIAIGNDHAGVEFKNKMMKELRSKGYEIVNVGTDTLDSVDYPDIAKEVSKKVLDEEVNFGILICGTGIGISIAANKIKGIRAALCHNEYTAKLSRLHNDANIIALGARVLGEDLGLACVEAFVNTEFEGGRHAKRVGKIEL, from the coding sequence ATGAAAATAGCGATTGGAAATGATCATGCAGGGGTAGAATTTAAAAATAAAATGATGAAGGAACTTAGAAGCAAGGGATATGAAATTGTGAATGTGGGAACTGATACGTTGGATTCAGTTGATTATCCTGATATTGCTAAGGAAGTTAGTAAAAAAGTTTTGGATGAGGAAGTTAACTTTGGAATTTTGATTTGTGGGACTGGAATTGGAATTTCTATTGCTGCAAATAAAATAAAAGGAATTCGTGCGGCTCTTTGCCACAACGAGTATACAGCAAAACTTTCAAGACTTCACAATGATGCAAATATTATAGCATTAGGAGCTAGAGTTTTAGGAGAAGATTTGGGATTAGCATGTGTTGAAGCATTTGTAAATACAGAGTTTGAAGGTGGCAGACATGCTAAAAGAGTCGGAAAAATAGAATTGTAA